Below is a window of Nicotiana tabacum cultivar K326 chromosome 19, ASM71507v2, whole genome shotgun sequence DNA.
ACCTGTTTTAGGGCAATATCAAGAATTCGAAGTTCAAGCTTTTGTCCTCTCAATTCAAGAACCTAAAAATTCAATCCAAATAAAAATTCCAGTATGTGTTTTTTTTGCTTTGCGGATGAAAGTTGGGGTTGTTACCGTTAAAGGTCGAAAGTTGAAGCCTTTACTAATGGCAAGGCCAGTACGGGCAAGCCCCAAATCCACTCCAAGACTGAAACCTCCTCTCCATGTTGAATCTCGCTTTCGCCGTATCGCATTTGGGGGAATTTCCTCCACCGATAATGCCTGAAATCTTGAAGTTAACCGCACAGAGTTACCGGCGGTCGGCCGAAATGCCACCGGCGGCGAGGCTAATAGATGTCCCATTCGAAGATGTTCTTATTTTCGGGTGGGAAAAAGAAAGATTGTCTACAGCTTATTTTTCTTATTGGGGACTGTATGCTaagaaattaattaaagtaaaataaaaatgaaaaaagaaaattacTTAAGTAAGGTGCCACATGtttctccctttctttttctCTGGAAAATTACTTAAGGCGCCACATGTTTCTCCCATCTTTTCTCTTAATAATAATGTAGCTAAGGGATAaattattgagattttgtttggCCAAAGCCAACAATATGTATCATGAGTTAGTGATAATAAACTTCGATATACGACATCTCAACTtagaaaaatctcataaaaatcTCTTTAAAATTTCAAGATACAACTATAAAAAAAAGTGGCAACGTCTATTTAAGttaaattaatactttaaaatttAACAGATAGTTTGTAGAAGAATATCTTTTTTAtacaccattcaagactcaaacTAAGCATAAAGTCCAACTCTCAATCAAATACAAGCTAGTTAATTCTTCAAAAAAAATCTTCCAAGTTCAATTCAAGTatcaaatttaataaattataaaactTGGGCATAAACACCCACAAAATAGTCAATAAGTCAAATAATTCACTAAGATTAAGTTACCAAAATAATAGTGTCATGATTCATATGATACACTTAGATATGCACTCTTGAATTATTAAGTTTATTTCTCACATATAATATCCCAAGACTCTAGTTTTCCAGATACCATCCCAATACaaaaatg
It encodes the following:
- the LOC107762186 gene encoding uncharacterized protein LOC107762186 isoform X3, with the translated sequence MGHLLASPPVAFRPTAGNSVRLTSRFQALSVEEIPPNAIRRKRDSTWRGGFSLGVDLGLARTGLAISKGFNFRPLTVLELRGQKLELRILDIALKQEVDEFIIGLPLSSDGRETPQSNKVRSVAGRLAVRAAERGLGKSAREGKQDAYAAAMVLERYFSESGRRIELVLPKQLDLQEKLKKRCTDYFTDESD